From Pithys albifrons albifrons isolate INPA30051 chromosome 27, PitAlb_v1, whole genome shotgun sequence, one genomic window encodes:
- the POLRMT gene encoding DNA-directed RNA polymerase, mitochondrial, with protein MALLRLRAALRGPGGLRGPGIPWSVLRSYSSASAKEVSTNGTCERTELLKVLKARAKQLQGSNIPEVTVNKVEAAPLENDKSQDPLQKALAPHPMEEQPVPRAVGGSPARPSSWARKLQKETYIQQLKLERKLSMAASQLDLGDQAKAEAKPKTKAESKPKAKAEAKPKTKAEAKPKAKAEAKPKAKAEAKPKAKAEAKPKAKAEAKPKAKAEAKPKTQAKATAKPKAKPMKSPKTPKASKAKAATAWSQSCASPHSVYTHSKPTVELGEEGVKLKRPHGRLKDKDSSQHKVLQETIHSSLECFLFLQQPEQAERFLLLCHSDPRKRKLLDVSAYNIVMRSWARKGCLQHIDRLFSMLESAGFRPTLDSYTAALECMGRDQSSPEAIWRYLQRLTSDGFHVDELFQKCLFEEDEKEKVLSAIKTVLPNYLPPPPPKPQTCKSSLLQDFYSKEKVVSYPKLDFTVEELKERFQQQLEMELNNTITIESVEAAKPLTPQAVKARELLTMLRSQWHNNILQALQKSKHSMAVAKARARTLSSYNILYPYLCLLPDEEYVGIMLQVLNTLSPQGESLAVLARELSSRVYTRYITQRKLQSQQLEKVQAVYENYIHLLAKDSQPDQYLPREYWEKLVEEAGFGSSLNLKDCSWPFVILMRLGMHMLELLVKATKLPKNLLNPRLESKHIPVLYHIYSFQHTWQVGLIKPHPIFSQILTDAAETTLTFSSSAMPMLCPPVPWTSPHFGAFIMNDTKLMRFLDGAVQHQQLLEQCPPVNLHPVLDALTLLGNCAWKINQPVLDIIISIFNDKGNEELDIPPPLSEAPRPPTAPGHPSTWSKSLRREVLLCKKKAAEMHSLRMDALYKLSIANYVRDKVFWFPHNMDFRGRTYPCPPYFNHLGNDVTRAILLFAEGRPLGPRGLDWLKIHLINLTGLKKSSSLQERLDYANEIMEEILDSADHPLTGRKWWMNTDEPWQALACCMEIVKASRSPDPAAYISHFPVHQDGSCNGLQHYAALGRDLIGAISVNLVPCSVPQDVYSAVAQQVEEFRKKDAERGVKIAQVLQGFISRKVVKQTVMTVVYGVTRYGGRLQIEKRLKEIDDFPEDYLWEASQYLVKQVFNSIKEMFSATRDIQNWLTESAKLISQSGRTVEWVTPLGLPIVQPYYRSRSTVLNCGMQHLSVRTSDSSQKPDTVKQKNAFPPNFIHSLDSTHMMLTALHCLRQGLTFVSVHDCYWTHALTVDTMNRICRQQFVALHSEKILQDLSEFMLEKYCSSSSPNTVTIATWQKKLMEQLSNVPRTGEFNLNQVMDSTYFFS; from the exons ATGGCGCTGCTGCGGCTGCGGGCGGCGCTGCGGGGCCCGGGCGGGCTGAGGGGGCCCG GGATTCCGTGGAGTGTCCTCAGGAGCTACTCGTCTGCCAGTGCCAAGGAGGTGAGCACAAATGGCACCTGTgagaggacagagctgctgaaag TTCTCAAAGCTCGAGCAAAGCAGCTCCAAGGCAGTAACATCCCAGAGGTGACAGTCAACAAAGTGGAGGCGGCCCCACTGGAAAATGACAAGTCCCAGGACCCTCTGCAGAAGGCTTTGGCCCCCCACCCCATGGAGGAGCAGCCagttcccagggcagtggggggcagcccagcccggcccagcAGCTGGGCCAGGAAGTTGCAGAAGGAGACGTACATCCAGCAGTTGAAGTTGGAGCGGAAATTATCCATGGCTGCCTCCCAGCTGGATCTGGGGGACCAGGCCAAGGCAGAGGCCAAGCCAAAGACCAAGGCAGAGTCCAAGCCAAAGGCCAAGGCAGAGGCCAAGCCAAAGACCAAGGCAGAGGCCAAGCCAAAAGCCAAGGCAGAGGCCAAGCCAAAGGCCAAGGCAGAGGCCAAGCCAAAAGCCAAGGCAGAGGCCAAGCCAAAAGCCAAGGCAGAGGCCAAGCCAAAAGCCAAGGCAGAGGCCAAGCCAAAGACCCAGGCAAAGGCCACAgccaaacccaaagcaaaacccATGAAGAGCCCAAAGACTCCAAAAGCTTCAAAGGCAAAAGCAGCCACTGcctggagccagagctgtgccagcccccacAGTGTCTACACTCACAGCAAGCCCACAGTAGAGTTAGGGGAGGAGGGTGTGAAGCTGAAGAGGCCTCACGGGAGGCTGAAGGACAAGGACAGCAGCCAGCACAAGGTCCTGCAGGAGACCATCCATTCCAGCCTGGAGTGTTTCTtgttcctgcagcagccagagcaggccGAGCggttcctcctgctgtgccacagcgATCCAAGGAAGCGGAAGCTGCTGGATGTCAGTGCCTACAACATTGTAATGCGCAGCTGGGCCAGGAAG GGCTGCTTGCAGCACATCGATAGGCTGTTTTCCATGCTGGAATCTGCCGGCTTCCGGCCCACCCTGGACTCCtacacagcagcactggagtGCATGGGCCGGGACCAGTCATCCCCTGAAGCCATCTGGAG gTACCTGCAGCGCCTGACGAGCGATGGTTTCCATGTGGATGAGCTCTTCCAAAAGTGCCTGTTTGAGGAAGATGAAAAGGAGAAGGTGCTGAGCGCCATCAAGACTGTTCTACCCAACTACCTGCCGCCCCCTCCACCCAagccccagacctgcaagtCTTCTCTGCTCCAAGACTTCTACTCCAAA GAGAAGGTGGTGTCATACCCCAAGCTGGATTTCACTGTGGAGGAGTTGAAGGAGcgtttccagcagcagctggagatggaGCTGAACAACACCATAACTATTGAATCAGTGGAGGCAGCCAAGCCCCTGACCCCGCAGGCTGTGAAAGCG CGTGAGCTGCTGACCATGCTCCGCTCCCAGTGGCACAACAACATCCTGCAGGCCCTGCAGAAGTCCAAGCACAGCATGGCCGTGGCCAAGGCCAGGGCCAGGACACTGTCGTCCTACAACATCCTCTACCCCTacctgtgcctgctgccagATGAGGAGTACGTGGGCATCATGCTGCAG gtGCTCAACACACTGTCTCCACAAGGAGAGTCCCTGGCTGTCCTGGCCAGGGAGCTGAGCTCTAGGGTCTACACCAGGTACATCACCcagaggaagctgcagagccagcagctggagaaggtgCAGGCTGTCTATGAGAACTACATCCATCTACTGGCAAAGGACAGCCAG CCTGACCAGTACTTGCCACGGGAATACTGGGAAAAGCTGGTGGAAGAAGCAGGCTTTGGGTCTTCCCTGAACTTGAAGGACTGCAGCTGGCCATTCGTGATCCTCATGCGCCTGGGCATGCACATGCTGGAACTCCTGGTGAAGGCCACCAAGTTGCCCAAGAACCTCCTCAATCCTCGTCTGGAGTCCAAGCATATCCCTGTCCTCTACCACATCTACTCCTTCCAGCACACTTGGCAG GTTGGACTGATAAAGCCCCATCCCATCTTCTCCCAGATTTTGACGGATGCTGCAGAGACCACGCTGACCTTCAGCTCCTCTGCCATGCCTAtgctgtgccccccagtgccctggACCTCCCCCCATTTCGGTGCCTTTATCATGAATGACACCAAGCTGATGCGCTTCCTGGATGGGGCcgtccagcaccagcagctcctggagcagtgTCCACCTGTGAATCTCCATCCCGTGCTGGATGCCTTGACTCTACTGGGCAACTGTGCCTGGAAGATCAACCAGCCGGTGCTGGACATCATCATCTCCATCTTCAATGACAAAGGCAATGAGGAGCTGGACATCCCACCTCCCCTCTCTGAGGCCCCCAGGCCTCCCACCGCTCCTGGACATCCCTCGACCTGGAGCAAGTCCCTCAGGCGTGAGGTGTTGCTGTGCAAGAAGAAGGCTGCAGAGATGCACAGCCTGCGCATGGATGCACTCTACAAGCTCTCCATCGCCAACTATGTCAGGGACAAGGTGTTCTGGTTCCCTCACAACATGGATTTCCGTGGCAGGACTTACCCATGCCCACCATATTTCAACCACCTGGGGAACGATGTCACCCGGGCCATCCTGCTGTTTGCAGAGGGGAGGCCGCTGGGCCCCAGGGGCCTCGACTGGCTGAAGATCCACCTCATCAACCTGACAGGGCTGAAGAAGAGCAGCTCCTTGCAGGAGCGGCTGGACTACGCCAACGAAATCATGGAGGAGATCCTGGACTCAGCTGACCACCCACTCACG GGCAGGAAGTGGTGGATGAACACTGATGAGCCCTGGCAAGCCTTGGCATGCTGTATGGAAATCGTCAAAGCCTCAAGGTCCCCAGATCCGGCAGCCTACATCTCTCACTTCCCAGTTCACCAG GATGGCTCCTGCAATGGGCTGCAGCACTATGCAGCGCTTGGCCGGGACCTCATCGGTGCCATCTCTGTCAACCTggtgccctgcagtgtcccccAGGATGTCTACAGTGCGGTGGCCCAGCAG GTGGAGGAGTTTCGGAAGAAGGATGCTGAGCGGGGCGTGAAGATTGCTCAGGTGCTGCAAGGCTTCATCAGCCGCAAGGTGGTGAAGCAGACGGTGATGACGGTGGTGTACGGAGTCACGCGCTACGGCGGCCGCCTGCAGATAGAGAAGCGTCTCAAGGAGATCGACGACTTCCCTGAG GATTACTTGTGGGAAGCGTCTCAGTACCTGGTGAAGCAGGTGTTCAACAGCATCAAGGAAATGTTCTCAGCAACTCGAGATATCCAG AACTGGCTGACAGAAAGTGCCAAGCTCATCTCCCAATCAGGGCGAACAGTGGAGTGGGTCACACCGCTGGGGCTCCCCATCGTGCAGCCCTACTATCGTTCCAGGTCCACTGTG cTGAATTGTGGCATGCAGCACTTGAGTGTGAGAACCTCTGACAGCAGCCA gaagccTGATACTGTGAAGCAGAAGAATGCCTTCCCCCCCAACTTCATCCACTCCCTGGATTCCACACACATGATGCTCACGGCTCTGCACTGCCTCAG GCAGGGTCTGACCTTCGTCTCAGTCCACGATTGCTACTGGACTCACGCGCTCACTGTGGACACCATGAACCGG